AGGAGAAATTTACTGCCACTCAGATGCTTAAAGAAGAACTATAATACCACCCACATAGTTAAACCAGAACTGTGACACCACCCAAATGTTTCAACCTTTTACAGAGCACCAATACTTTCCTGATTTGTGTTTGTCTTCACACGTGCTCAGGGTTCATTTAACTTTCATAACAGACTGCCTCCTTGACGCCAGAGGATCACCGTGCTTGGAAACGTAACGCCACAGTCGGCTTCAACAACAGCGATGCGATTGTCGAACCGGGCAGCCAGGATAATGTAAGTATTCTTCCACAGGCGTTATAGTCTTTCATTGCTGACAGTGTATTATAACCTATTGCTGTCTACAAAGTGTGCACTTTGATCGTCGTCTAGCATCAGAATGGGACATGTGTTGTATATTGGACTTTGATGTTTGGACAGCACATTTCTTTATACATGAAACgtaaacatcatgtttcttTGCAAAAAATGCACTACATAGAAATACCATGATGGGAAATGTAACGTTCTGAGACATTGATGCAATGTGTCCATGAATATTTGATACCAATAACTGTTATCATGTTTTGTGTCTCAGAATGATTCCAGTCTGGAAACGGAGGAAGAATCCCACTTCAATGTCACGATGCTAAACGAGGTTAGTAGTTTGTTTTCTTGATAGTGTATTTCGACAGGAGACATAGTCTGACGTGGGTACGTAGAGGGTGAGTGACGAAAGGAGGTCCACTGTGACGTGGGTAGGTTCGAGGGTGCGTGAGGTAAAGGACGTCTAGTTTAAAGTAGGTAAGTGGAGGGTGCGCGACGTAAAGACGAATAGTCAGGATTAAGAAAGCAGAGGGTGCGTGTGATAAGGTAAAGATGCCGTATGTGAGGTAGGTAAGTGGAGAGTACGTGAGGTAAAGGATGCCGTGTGAGACGAAGGCAATTGGAATGTGCATGGGATAAAGAAGGCCTTATGGGAAGTAGGTAATTGGAGAATGGGTGAAGGAAATGAGGTTTAGTCTGAACTAGCTGTATGTAGAGGTTTCGTGACGTAAAGGAGGACTAGTCTGGAATAGGAAAACAGAGGGTGTATGTATTAAAGTAAGCCGTGTAACGTTGGGAAATACAGGATACGTGAAGGACAGGAGATCCTTTTGTGATATGATACCACCCAGATGTATCAAGGAGAAATTTAATACCACCTAGATGTTTCAAGGAGAAATTTACTGCCACTCAGTTGCTTAAAGAAAAACTATAATACCACCCACATAGTTAAACCAGAACTGTGACACCACCCAAATGTTTCAACCTTTAACAGAGCACCAATACTTTCCTGATTTGTGTTTGTCTTCACACGTGCTCAGGGTTCATTTAACTTTCATAACAGACTGCCTCCTTGACGCCAGAGGATCACCGTGCTTGGAAACGTAACGCCACAGTCGGCTTCAACAACAGCGATGCGATTGTCGAACCGGGCAGCCAGGATAATGCAAGTATTTTTCCACGGGCGTTATAGTCTTTCATCGCTGACAGTGTATTATAACCTATTGCTGTCTACAAAGTGTGCACTTTGATCGCCGTCTAGCATCAGAATGGGACATGTGTTGTATATTGGACTTTGATGTTTGGACAGCACATTTCTTTATACATGAAACgtaaacatcatgtttcttTGCAAAAAATGCACTACATAGAAATACCATGATGGGAAATGTAACGTTCTGAGACATTGATGCAATGTGTCCATGAATATTTGATACCAATAACTGTTATCATGTTTTGTGTCTCAGAATGATTCCAGTCTGGAAACGGAGGAAGAATCCCACTTCAATGTCACGATGCTAAACGAGGTTAGTAGTTTGTTTTCTTGATAGTGTATTTCGACGGGAGACATAGTCTGACGTGGGTACGTAGAGGGTGAGTGACGAAAGGAGGTCCACTGTGACGTGGGTAGGTTCGAGGGTGCGTGAGGTAAAGGACGCCTAGTTTAAAGTAGGTAAGTGGAGGGTGCGCGACGTAAAGACGAATGGTCAGGATTAAGAAAGCAGAGGGTGCGTGTGATAAGGTAAAGATGCCGTATGTGAGGTAGGTAAGTGGAGAGTACGTGAGGTAAAGGATGCCGTGTGAGACGAAGGCAATTCGAATGTGCATGGGATAAAGAAGGCCTTATGGGAAGTAGGTAATTGGAGAATGGGTGAAGGAAATGAGGTTTAGTCTGAACTAGCTGTATGTAGAGGTTTCGTGACGTAAAGGACGACTAGTCTGGATTAGGAAAACAGAGGGTGTATGTATTAAAGTAAGCCGTGTAACGTTGGGAAATACAGGATACGTGAAGGACAGGAGATCCTTTTGGGATATAATACCATCCAGATGTTTTAAGGAGAAATTTAATACCACCTAGATGTTTCAAGGAGAGATTTACTGCCACTCAGATACTTAAAGAAAAACTATAATACCACCCACATAGTTAAACCAGAACTGTGACACCACCCAAATGTTTCAACCTTTAACAGAGCAGCAATACTTTCCTGATTTGTGTTTGTCTTCACACGTGCTCAGGGTTCATTTAACTTTCATAACAGACTGCCTCCTTGACGCCAGAGGATCACCGTGCTTGGAAACGTAACACCACAGTCGGCTTCAACAACAGCGATGCGATTGTCGAACCGGGCAGCCAGGATAATGCAAGTATTTTTCCACGGGCGTTATAGTCTTTCATCGCTGACAGTGTATTATAACCTATTGCTGTCTACAAAGTGTGCACTTTGATCGTCGTCTAGCATCAGAATGGGACATGTGTTGTATATTGGACTTTGATGTTTGGACAGCACATTTCTTTATACATGAAACgtaaacatcatgtttcttTGCAAAAAATGCACTACATAGAAATACCATGATGGGAAATGTAACGTTCTGAGACATTGATGCAATGTGTCCATGAATATTTGATAC
This genomic stretch from Haliotis asinina isolate JCU_RB_2024 chromosome 4, JCU_Hal_asi_v2, whole genome shotgun sequence harbors:
- the LOC137282766 gene encoding uncharacterized protein gives rise to the protein MTRAWLVLAVSVAWGTFLSTASLTPEDHRAWKRNATVGFNNSDAIVEPGSQDNNDSSLETEEESHFNVTMLNETASLTPEDHRAWKRNATVGFNNSDAIVEPGSQDNNDSSLETEEESHFNVTMLNETASLTPEDHRAWKRNTTVGFNNSDAIVEPGSQDNNDSSLETEEESHFNVTMLNETASLTPEDHRAWKRNATVGFNNSDAIVEPGSQDNNDSSLETEEESHFNVTMLNETASLTPEDHRAWKRNATVGFNNSDAIVEPGSQDNVERSADASD